The stretch of DNA CAGATCCGTGACTCGGACGCGGCGAGCATCAAGGAGAAAGACGGGATCAACGTCGGCTACATGGCGTTCAACCAGTCCCGGAAGGCGGCGTTCCGCAAGCCGAAGGTCCGCCGTGCCATCAGCTACGCCGTCGACACGGAGGCAATCGTCGACTCGATCTATCAAGGGTTCGCGGCGGAGGCCGACCAGGCCCTCCCGCCGGACGTACTCGGCCACAACGAGGACGTCGACCCCTACCCCCACGACCCGGAGAAGGCACAGACGCTCCTCGAAGAGGCGGGCGAGAGCGACCTGGAGTTCGAACTCGCGACGTTCTCGAACCCGCGCGGGTACAACCCCAGCCCCGTCGCGACGGCGAACCAGATCCGGTCGGACCTGGAGGACATCGGCCTGACCGTCACGATCAACCAGTTCTCCTCGTTCGGGCCGTACATCGACTACACGTACGGCGGCAAACACGACGCCGCGCTGCTGGGCTGGTACACCGACAACGCCGACCCGGACAACTTCCTGTACGTCCTCCTGCACCCCGGCGTGTCCATCGACGACGTCCCGGACGGGCAGAGCTACGTGAGCTGGGACACGAAGGCCAACGCCTCGAACATCTCCTCGTGGGCCAACACCGACTACATGGAGCTGGTCGACGAGGGGCAGACGACCTACGAGAAGAGCGCCCGCGAGGAGCTGTACCTCGAAGCCGCGAAGATGACCCACGACCAGGCCCCGTGGGTCTTCATCGACTACGCCCAGCTGATCCGTGGCATCCACCAGTCGGTGCAGGCCGACAGCTACACGGTCAGTTCCGTCGGCGGGCCGTACCTCGAACTGGTCCAGCTGGAGTGAACCGATCGACTGATCGACCGTCGTACCGGGCGCAGGCCGCTTCGACAGCCGACAGTCTCCCCGACAGATGACATCCAAACGCTTCGTCCTCAAACGACTGCTGTTGCTCGTGCCCGTCCTCCTGGGCGTCGCGACGTTCGTCTTCGTCATCCTGCACCTCTCGCCGGGCGACCCGGCGCGGGTGATACTCGGACAGCGGGCGTCACAGGCCCGCGTGATCGAGCTCCGCCAGGAACT from Haloarcula litorea encodes:
- a CDS encoding ABC transporter substrate-binding protein, whose product is MSRDSTSRRDFLKAAGAATVAASSTAGCASFGGGGGGGGGTLIYSRGDHPTNYDPQQTTSGEVAKVTNQVFDTPIDFKPGSGGALTDGLAKEWELDGTTTTLTLKEGITFHDGSELTGEDVRATVRRFIDTGYEHFLGEKRSGYSSVTFGDWVESIEVPSEYEVRFNLKQRYAPFVRNLAMFAAAVLSKDQIESLGSGPESQAQLGTEPVGTGPFQFEELDNSNEKIRFSAYDDYWGEGPHVGSLVVKTIKSNQTRAQDLINGDSHITDNLGAQSIKQIRDSDAASIKEKDGINVGYMAFNQSRKAAFRKPKVRRAISYAVDTEAIVDSIYQGFAAEADQALPPDVLGHNEDVDPYPHDPEKAQTLLEEAGESDLEFELATFSNPRGYNPSPVATANQIRSDLEDIGLTVTINQFSSFGPYIDYTYGGKHDAALLGWYTDNADPDNFLYVLLHPGVSIDDVPDGQSYVSWDTKANASNISSWANTDYMELVDEGQTTYEKSAREELYLEAAKMTHDQAPWVFIDYAQLIRGIHQSVQADSYTVSSVGGPYLELVQLE